A stretch of DNA from Asticcacaulis sp.:
TCGAACAGGTCAGCGGCGGCGCTGCGTCCAGGCTGGGCAGACGGGTGCAGGCGGAAATCGCAGAATGCCAGCCCGGTCCGGATGCGCATTACGAAAAGCTATTCCAGGTCGAAGGCCGTTTTAATCGTCTTGTCATTTACCAGGGCTGTTTGCTTCATTCGGGCTACTTTCCGCTGGAATTCAATTACAGCAGCGATCCTCGGGCGGGACGACTGACGGCTAATGTATTCATTCAAACGGCCAAAAATAGCGGCTGACAATTATATCAGGGTTTTGGAATGCCGCTGCGCTCGAAAAATATTGAAAAAATCTGCATTTTAGGTGGGGGCACGGCAGGGTGGATGACGGCGGCCGCGCTCTCCCACAAGCTGAGGGGATTGCCGGTCCACATCGAACTGGTCGAATCCGATGAAATCGGCACGGTTGGCGTTGGTGAGGCCACACTGCCGCTGATCCGGAACTTCAATGAAGCGCTGAACATCGACGAAGCGACCTTCATGAAGGAGACAGAGGCGACCTTCAAACTGGGAATAGAGTTCTGCAACTGGGGCCGGCCGGGCGACCGCTATATCCATCCCTTCGGTGACTACGGACGGCCAATCGATGGTCTGCCCTTTTACCAGGCATGGCTGCGTTTGAGGCAGTTGGGAGAGACCTCGCGCCTCGATGATTATGCCTACTCGATTATAGCCGCCGAGCACGCGCGTTTCCAGCGGCCCAGTGCGGATCATACGGCGATCGACGGCGGATTTGGCTATGCCTACCAGTTCGACTCCTCACGCTATGCCCGGTTCCTGCGAAAATATGCGGAAGCTAAGGGTGTGGTGCGGACGGAAGGGAAGGTGGCCTTGACCGACTGCCATCCCGAAAATGGTTTTGTGCGTTCGCTTACCCTGGATAACGGCAAGACAGCGGCGGCAGACCTGTTTGTCGATTGCTCCGGGTTTCGCGGCGTTCTGATCGAACAGGCGCTGAAAACGGGCTATGACGACTGGAGCCACTGGTTGCCGTGCAACCGGGCGATTGCTGTCCCCTGCGAGATCCCGTGGTGCCTTCGCGCCGCTTACGCGCGCCACCGCACGCGAGGCTGGCTGGCAGTGGCGCATTCCCCTTCAGCACCGGGTCGGCAACGGTCATGTTTATTGCAGCAGCTTTATTTCGGATGACGAGGCGACCACGCGCCTGCTCGAAAATCTGGAAGGGCCGGCACTGGCCGCCCCCCGTCAGCTCTTTTTCACCACGGGCCGCCGGCGCAAATTCTGGAATCGCAATGTCGTCGCTATCGGGCTTTCGGCAGGTTTCCTTGAGCCTCTGGAATCAACCTCCATTCACCTGATTCAGGAAGGCATTACCGAGCTCCTGCAACTGTTCCCTGACCAGTCTTTCCCCACGCTGGATGCCGACGAATACAATGCGCGCATGGGGCTTTCGTTTGAGCGGGTGCGCGATTTCCTTCTGTTGCATTATGTCGCCAATCAGCGCGAGCAGGGCGATTTATGGCTGCATTTCCAGAACCTGAAACTGCCCGACAGCCTCGAGGAGAAGCTGACAGCCTGGATGACGCGCGGCCATATTATCGCCTATGAATTCGGCACCTTCCTGCCGCCCAGTTGGCTGGCGGTCCTGCTGGGACAAAACCTGGTGCCGCGCGGTTACGACCCGCGCGTGCGCAAAATCGACGATAACCGGTTGCGGATGGAAGCCCGACGCCTTCGTGAAGCGGTCCAGGCCGCGGTCGGGAACACGCCCAAACACGCCGACTTTATTCGCCAAGTCGGGGCTGACTCCGGCAGTGCCCCGATCATGGCCGGGATGATCTGAGCCATGAGCAGAACCGATCACGACACACCGGCTTTTCATATCGCCATCTGCGGGGGCGGCCTGGCGGCATATATGACAGCGGCGGCGCTCAGTCGTCATTTGCCGCCAGACTACCGGCTGACACTGATTATCACCGACGAAAATCCGCCGGCCGATATCTTCTACGGCAGCGTGACCTCACCCACGGCCTATAACTTCAACCTGTCGATCGGCCTGTCGGAACCGGACCTGATCCGTGGCGGCAATACGGCCTTTTCCTGGGGCACCCATTATCAGGCGTGGGGGAAAGAGAGGAGAGACTGGATACAGGGCTTCCAACTGCCACTGCCGGTGCTGGGCGGAGTCCAGTTTCACCAATATCTCGCCGACCGCGATAATGAAGCGCTCGAACCCTATCTTGTTTCAGCCGCCGCCGCCAGGCTGGGCGTATTTGCGCATCCGCCCGAAACCGATGGGCATTCACTCGCGCGCGCCGAATACGGCTACCAGTTTTCACCCGCCGCGTACCGGGAAGCGATGTCATCCGTTATCGACCGCGCTCGCCTGAGCGTCATCGCGGCGGCCATCACGGAGGTCGATCGCCTGGCCCATGATATTCGACAGGTTCGCCTATCTGATGGCCGGTCGGTTTCTGCCGACCTGTTTATCGACTGCACTGGTCCCGAGGCAGCCCTCATTGGTCGCATGGGCGCGGATATGATCGGTGGCAAAGCGCTGGGCGCGGCCCTGAGCCAAACGCCATCCAGGACATTGGGGCCGGCCACGCGCGTGCTGACGGGCCAGGCATTCGGCTGGCAAGCCGTTACCCCTTTGCAGGGCGCCTCGACGAAACTGACCCTGTACGCGATGGAAGATGAAATTGCGGCATTGGTGGCGCATGGCGCTGTCGATGTCGTCGCCCGGGCGGTCTGCGGTCGCCGGTCCGCCGCCTGGATTGGCAATTGCGTAGCGATAGGTCAGGCGGCTGGCGTGGTCGATCCGCTGACGCCCGCACCATTGATGCTGCTGCAACGCGATGTCGAGCGCCTGCTGGCGCTTATTCCCGTATCGTCCGACTTGGCCATGGAACGGCGTGAATTCAATCGGCAATTCGCCAATGATCATGACCACGCCGAGCTGTTTCGCGGGGCATTGCTGGCCTCGCCGCCTGAGGACGCCGGCGCCTACTGGCAGGGGGAGAAGCATCCGATGAAAGGCTCGACCGGAAGATCACGCAGTTTCTCAGCCGGGGCGTACTGGTCTCTTACGATCTGGAACCCTTTACACCGGAAGACTGGCTGATCCTGCACTACGGCATGGGGCGCCGGCCGGAACGCCATGACCGCCTGGCTGATACCCCGCCGGACGAACAGGTCCGGGCCTATCTTTCCGATCTGCGCAACCGGATCGAGGCGGCGGCCCGCAGCCTGCCCGATCATCACACCTACATGGTCAACCTGAAGCGCTACCTGGCGCACAGAGGCGCATAGAATGGCACCGCTCCTGAAAAATATCGTGATTGCCGGCGGCGGCACGGCCGGATGGATGACAGCCGCCGCCTTGTCGAGCCTGCTCGGTCCCGACAAGCTGTCGATCACTCTGATCGAGTCGGAGGAAATCGGCAGCATCGGCGTGGGCGAGGCCACCATTCCCGACATCATCAACTTCAATCATCTGCTGGGCATCAACGAAGCCGACTTCATCCGCGAGACCAACGCGACCTTCAAACTCGGCATCGAATTTATCGATTGGGGACGAAAGGGGGATC
This window harbors:
- a CDS encoding tryptophan 7-halogenase → MSRTDHDTPAFHIAICGGGLAAYMTAAALSRHLPPDYRLTLIITDENPPADIFYGSVTSPTAYNFNLSIGLSEPDLIRGGNTAFSWGTHYQAWGKERRDWIQGFQLPLPVLGGVQFHQYLADRDNEALEPYLVSAAAARLGVFAHPPETDGHSLARAEYGYQFSPAAYREAMSSVIDRARLSVIAAAITEVDRLAHDIRQVRLSDGRSVSADLFIDCTGPEAALIGRMGADMIGGKALGAALSQTPSRTLGPATRVLTGQAFGWQAVTPLQGASTKLTLYAMEDEIAALVAHGAVDVVARAVCGRRSAAWIGNCVAIGQAAGVVDPLTPAPLMLLQRDVERLLALIPVSSDLAMERREFNRQFANDHDHAELFRGALLASPPEDAGAYWQGEKHPMKGSTGRSRSFSAGAYWSLTIWNPLHRKTG